The Dokdonella koreensis DS-123 genome has a segment encoding these proteins:
- a CDS encoding N-acetylornithine carbamoyltransferase, whose translation MTLRHFLTTQDWSRAELDGLLEQAAAFKRSRAGRQLEGKAIALLFFNPSMRTRTSFELGAHQLGGKAIVLAPGKDAWPIEFEVGTVMDGETEEHIAEVARVLSRYVDLIAVRAFPKFQDWSVDREDRVIHAFARHATVPVINMETITHPCQELAHIQALREHLGADLTGRKYVLTWTYHPKPLNTAVANSALLIATRFGMDVTLLCPDEDYLLDPRYMDFARQNVAESGGRLTVSHDIESAYRGADVVYAKSWGALPYFGRWDAERPVREASKHFIVDEAKMALTNNGLFSHCLPLRRNVKATDAVMDSPACIAIDEAENRLHVQKAIMATLAGQG comes from the coding sequence ATGACCCTGCGCCACTTTCTGACCACCCAGGACTGGAGCCGTGCCGAGCTGGACGGGCTGCTCGAGCAGGCCGCCGCGTTCAAGCGCTCCAGGGCGGGCCGCCAGTTGGAGGGCAAGGCGATCGCGCTGCTGTTCTTCAATCCGTCGATGCGCACGCGCACGAGTTTCGAGCTGGGCGCGCACCAGCTCGGCGGCAAGGCGATCGTGCTGGCGCCCGGCAAGGACGCCTGGCCGATCGAGTTCGAGGTCGGCACCGTGATGGACGGCGAGACCGAGGAGCACATCGCCGAGGTGGCGCGCGTGCTGAGCCGCTACGTGGACCTGATCGCGGTGCGGGCGTTCCCGAAGTTCCAGGACTGGTCGGTGGACCGCGAGGATCGCGTGATCCATGCGTTCGCGCGGCACGCGACGGTGCCGGTCATCAACATGGAGACGATCACCCATCCGTGCCAGGAGCTGGCCCATATCCAGGCGCTCCGGGAGCACCTGGGCGCGGACCTGACCGGGCGCAAGTACGTGCTGACCTGGACCTACCACCCCAAGCCGCTCAATACGGCGGTGGCCAACTCGGCGCTGCTGATCGCCACGCGCTTCGGCATGGACGTGACCTTGCTGTGCCCGGACGAGGACTACCTGCTCGACCCGCGCTACATGGACTTCGCGCGGCAGAACGTGGCCGAGAGCGGCGGCCGGCTGACGGTCAGCCACGACATCGAGAGCGCCTACCGCGGCGCGGACGTGGTCTACGCCAAGAGCTGGGGTGCGCTGCCGTACTTCGGCCGCTGGGACGCGGAGCGCCCGGTGCGCGAGGCGAGCAAGCACTTCATCGTCGACGAGGCGAAGATGGCGCTGACCAACAACGGCCTGTTCAGCCACTGCCTGCCGCTGCGCCGCAACGTCAAGGCGACCGATGCAGTGATGGACTCGCCGGCCTGCATCGCGATCGACGAGGCGGAGAACCGCCTGCACGTGCAGAAGGCGATCATGGCCACGCTGGCCGGGCAGGGCTGA
- a CDS encoding argininosuccinate synthase — MSQDIVLAFSGGLDTSFCVPYLKERGYAVHTVFADTGGVDAEERAFIEARAAELGVASHVTVDGGPAIWAGFVTPFVRAGEGYQGQYPLLVSDRYLIVEAALKRADELGTRFVAHGCTGMGNDQVRFDLAVKALGDYTIVAPIREIQKEHTHTRAYEQAYLEERGFGVRAKQKAYTINENLLGVTMSGGEIDRWEAPGEGARGWCAPRAEWPAAPLRVRIGFVEGEAVSLDGEAVPGHQLLARLNRLFAPYGVGRGLYTGDTTIGLKGRIIFEAPGLISLLAAHRALEEAVLSKAQNRFKPAVARQWVELVYEGFYHDPLKADLEAFLASSQRCVNGEVVLETHGGGVQAVAVASPHILNAKGATYAQSADWGVEEAEGFIKLFGMSSTLWAEVNRHAGR; from the coding sequence ATGAGCCAAGACATCGTCCTCGCGTTTTCCGGCGGACTCGACACCAGCTTCTGCGTGCCCTACCTGAAGGAACGCGGTTATGCCGTGCACACGGTGTTCGCCGACACCGGCGGCGTCGACGCGGAGGAGCGCGCATTCATCGAGGCGCGCGCGGCGGAGCTGGGCGTGGCCTCGCACGTCACCGTCGACGGCGGCCCGGCGATCTGGGCCGGCTTCGTCACGCCGTTCGTGCGCGCCGGGGAGGGCTACCAGGGCCAGTACCCGCTGCTGGTGTCGGACCGCTACCTGATCGTCGAGGCTGCGCTGAAGCGCGCCGACGAGCTCGGCACGCGCTTCGTCGCGCACGGCTGCACCGGCATGGGCAACGACCAGGTGCGCTTCGACCTGGCGGTCAAGGCGCTCGGCGACTACACGATCGTCGCGCCGATCCGTGAGATCCAGAAGGAGCACACCCACACGCGTGCCTACGAACAGGCCTACCTGGAGGAGCGCGGCTTCGGCGTGCGCGCCAAGCAGAAGGCCTACACGATCAACGAGAACCTGCTCGGCGTGACGATGTCCGGCGGCGAGATCGACCGCTGGGAGGCGCCGGGCGAGGGCGCGCGCGGCTGGTGTGCGCCGCGCGCCGAATGGCCGGCCGCGCCGCTGCGCGTGCGCATCGGCTTCGTCGAGGGCGAGGCCGTCTCGCTCGACGGCGAAGCGGTGCCCGGCCACCAGCTGCTGGCGCGGCTCAACCGCCTGTTCGCGCCGTACGGCGTCGGCCGCGGCCTCTACACCGGCGACACCACGATCGGGCTCAAGGGCCGCATCATCTTCGAGGCGCCGGGTCTGATCTCGCTGCTCGCCGCGCATCGCGCGCTGGAAGAAGCCGTGCTTTCGAAGGCGCAGAACCGCTTCAAGCCGGCGGTCGCGCGGCAGTGGGTGGAACTGGTCTACGAGGGCTTCTACCACGACCCGCTCAAGGCCGACCTGGAAGCGTTCCTGGCGTCCAGCCAGCGCTGCGTCAACGGCGAGGTGGTGCTGGAGACGCACGGCGGCGGCGTGCAGGCGGTGGCTGTCGCCTCGCCGCATATCCTCAATGCCAAGGGCGCGACCTATGCGCAGTCGGCGGACTGGGGTGTCGAGGAGGCCGAAGGCTTCATCAAGCTGTTCGGCATGAGCTCCACGCTGTGGGCCGAGGTCAACCGCCATGCCGGCCGCTGA
- a CDS encoding OsmC family protein, translating to MTAHRYTVDVVWTGNRGTGTSGYRGYGREHEIRIDGKPPIAGSSDPAFLGDPGRHNPEDLLVAALSSCHMLWYLHLAAVAGIVVTAYADRAGGTMATDADGGRFTDVLLRPRVVIAAGDAALAAALHEEAHHACFIARSVNFPVRCEPEIVIEPV from the coding sequence ATGACCGCACATCGCTATACGGTGGACGTGGTGTGGACCGGCAACCGCGGCACCGGCACGAGCGGCTACCGGGGCTACGGCCGCGAGCACGAGATCCGCATCGACGGCAAGCCGCCGATCGCCGGTTCGTCCGATCCGGCCTTCCTCGGCGATCCGGGGCGGCACAACCCCGAGGACCTGCTGGTGGCCGCGCTGTCGAGCTGCCACATGCTCTGGTACCTGCACCTGGCCGCGGTGGCCGGCATCGTCGTGACGGCCTATGCGGATCGCGCCGGCGGCACGATGGCGACGGACGCCGACGGCGGCCGCTTCACCGACGTGCTGCTGCGCCCGCGTGTCGTCATCGCCGCCGGCGACGCCGCGCTGGCGGCGGCGCTGCACGAGGAGGCGCACCACGCCTGCTTCATCGCGCGCTCGGTCAATTTCCCGGTGCGCTGCGAGCCCGAGATCGTCATCGAACCCGTCTGA
- a CDS encoding amidohydrolase family protein, giving the protein MFLFLNAGAAVAASPVFDVHVHLREGEKSLLAYEADVQAAGLELVGLGAMWFGGPHQARQGELDKVRVGNDSVIALAAKHQRVLPIATVHPYDGEAALQELRRVAAAGVKVLKLHAHTQRFDVSDPQVEALVRSAGALGVMVLMDNANILPGDSEKLFNLVARVPGTTFILAHIGGMNFRFWNILALARTADGFAMDNLYFDISGPVLLAADSPLEAEFVWTLRNVGIDRVLLGSDYPQMGLGKAADALDRLDLTDEERSKIRSGNARKLFGR; this is encoded by the coding sequence GTGTTCCTGTTCTTGAATGCGGGCGCTGCCGTCGCCGCCAGTCCGGTATTCGACGTGCATGTCCATCTGCGCGAAGGTGAGAAATCGCTTCTGGCCTACGAGGCCGATGTCCAGGCCGCTGGTCTGGAGCTGGTCGGACTTGGGGCGATGTGGTTCGGCGGGCCGCACCAGGCGCGACAGGGCGAGTTGGACAAGGTGCGCGTCGGCAACGACAGCGTGATCGCGCTGGCGGCCAAGCACCAGCGTGTACTGCCCATCGCCACCGTCCACCCGTACGATGGCGAGGCGGCGCTGCAGGAACTGCGGCGGGTAGCGGCGGCTGGCGTGAAGGTGTTGAAGCTCCATGCGCACACGCAGCGCTTTGATGTCTCCGACCCGCAGGTGGAGGCACTGGTGCGCAGTGCAGGGGCGTTGGGCGTGATGGTCCTCATGGACAACGCCAACATCCTGCCTGGTGACAGCGAGAAGCTGTTCAATCTAGTCGCGCGCGTGCCGGGGACGACGTTCATTCTTGCGCACATCGGCGGGATGAACTTCCGGTTCTGGAACATCCTGGCGCTGGCCCGAACCGCAGACGGCTTCGCGATGGACAATCTCTACTTCGACATTTCCGGGCCCGTGCTGCTGGCGGCCGATTCGCCGCTGGAGGCGGAATTCGTCTGGACCTTGCGCAACGTGGGCATCGATCGTGTGCTACTCGGATCGGACTACCCGCAGATGGGGCTCGGCAAGGCCGCCGACGCGCTGGATCGCCTGGACCTGACGGATGAGGAGCGGTCGAAGATCCGATCGGGCAATGCGCGCAAGCTGTTCGGGCGCTAG
- a CDS encoding GNAT family N-acetyltransferase, producing MNRFLSPVVLEGRHVRLEPLEAGHVEGLAAAAADGELHRLWYTSVPAPGAVAAYVEDFRERQAQGEALPFAVRLRADGAIVGHTAICNADGRHRRLEIGYTWYAGRAQRSAVNTETKLLLLRHAFATLGCVRVEFRTHWFNHRSREAIAKLGARQEGVLRSHQTLADGSLRDTVVFSIIEPEWPAVRRHLEFRLESHA from the coding sequence ATGAACCGATTCCTGTCCCCGGTGGTGCTCGAAGGCCGGCATGTCCGGCTGGAACCGCTCGAGGCCGGCCACGTCGAAGGCCTTGCCGCCGCTGCCGCCGACGGCGAGCTGCACCGGCTCTGGTATACCAGCGTGCCGGCACCGGGCGCGGTGGCCGCCTATGTCGAAGACTTCCGCGAACGGCAGGCCCAAGGGGAAGCCCTGCCGTTTGCGGTGCGGCTGCGTGCGGACGGCGCCATCGTCGGCCATACCGCGATCTGCAACGCCGACGGCCGCCACCGGCGCCTCGAGATCGGCTACACCTGGTACGCCGGGCGCGCGCAGCGCAGCGCGGTGAACACGGAGACCAAGCTCCTGCTGCTGCGGCACGCGTTCGCGACGCTCGGCTGCGTCCGCGTCGAGTTCCGCACGCACTGGTTCAACCACCGCTCGCGCGAGGCGATCGCGAAGCTCGGCGCCAGGCAGGAAGGCGTGCTGCGCAGCCACCAGACGCTGGCCGACGGCAGCCTGCGCGATACCGTCGTATTCTCGATCATCGAACCGGAGTGGCCGGCGGTGCGGCGCCACCTGGAATTCCGGCTGGAGAGCCACGCATGA
- a CDS encoding acetylornithine deacetylase gives MTGLLDRTLEHLRALVAFDTRNPPRAIDGGGIFAYLREQLPGFDCTITDHGAGAVSFYAVRGKPRLLFNVHLDTVPDSPHWTASPFDLRVGDARAVGLGACDIKGAAAALVAAANASDGDAAFLFTSDEEANDPRCIAAFLARGVPYEAVLVAEPTRAEAVLAHRGISSVRMGFAGRAGHASGKQSASDSALHQAIGWGARALAHVESLAHERFGGLTGLRFNIGRIEGGIKANMIAPEAELRFGFRPLPSTDVEDLLVRFRDLADPAPALFEETFRGPSLPSGAIADAESRRLAARDVADALGLPIGNAVDFWTEASLFSQAGYTALVYGPGDIAQAHTADEWVALDQLDHYAKTVHGIIDDARA, from the coding sequence ATGACGGGCCTGCTCGACCGGACCCTGGAGCATCTGCGCGCCCTGGTCGCCTTCGACACACGCAACCCGCCGCGGGCGATCGACGGCGGCGGCATCTTCGCGTACCTGCGCGAGCAGTTGCCGGGGTTCGACTGCACGATCACCGACCACGGCGCCGGCGCGGTCAGCTTCTACGCGGTGCGCGGAAAGCCGCGGCTGCTGTTCAACGTGCACCTGGACACCGTGCCCGATTCGCCGCATTGGACGGCGAGCCCGTTCGACCTGCGGGTCGGCGACGCGCGAGCGGTGGGCCTCGGTGCCTGCGACATCAAGGGCGCGGCGGCCGCACTGGTCGCCGCCGCCAACGCCAGCGACGGCGATGCGGCGTTCCTGTTCACTTCGGACGAGGAGGCCAACGACCCGCGCTGCATCGCGGCCTTCCTCGCGCGTGGCGTCCCGTACGAGGCGGTGCTGGTCGCCGAGCCGACCCGGGCCGAGGCGGTGCTCGCGCACCGTGGCATCAGCTCGGTGCGGATGGGCTTCGCCGGGCGTGCCGGCCATGCGTCCGGCAAGCAGTCGGCGAGCGACAGCGCGCTGCACCAGGCGATCGGCTGGGGCGCGCGCGCCCTGGCGCATGTCGAGTCGCTGGCGCACGAGCGCTTCGGCGGCCTGACCGGCCTGCGCTTCAACATCGGCCGCATCGAGGGCGGCATCAAGGCCAACATGATCGCGCCCGAAGCGGAGCTGCGCTTCGGCTTCCGGCCGTTGCCGTCGACCGACGTCGAAGACCTGCTGGTGCGCTTCCGCGACCTGGCGGACCCTGCGCCGGCGCTGTTCGAGGAAACCTTCCGCGGGCCGAGCCTGCCGTCCGGCGCGATCGCCGATGCGGAAAGCCGGCGCCTGGCCGCGCGTGACGTGGCCGATGCGCTGGGCCTGCCGATCGGCAACGCGGTGGATTTCTGGACCGAGGCCTCGCTGTTCTCGCAGGCCGGCTACACCGCACTGGTCTACGGCCCCGGCGACATCGCGCAGGCGCACACGGCCGACGAATGGGTCGCGCTGGACCAGCTGGACCACTACGCCAAGACCGTTCACGGGATCATCGACGATGCACGCGCATAA
- a CDS encoding FMN-binding negative transcriptional regulator → MYQPTAFRETRREVIDDLLRAYPFAAVTVATADGLAVDHLPLMRCGDVLRGHVARGNALGRQGGARALTVFQGPQGYVSPTWYPSKHETGREVPTWNYAVVHVHGMLSTTDDPRWLRDFLATLTERHEAGEPVPWSIDDAPPDHTGKLLGAIVGIEIAIERVECKLKLSQNHPPANRRGVIDGLRRRARGGDAELAAWMARIEEERA, encoded by the coding sequence ATGTACCAGCCCACCGCCTTCCGCGAGACCCGCCGCGAGGTCATCGACGACCTGCTGCGCGCCTATCCGTTCGCCGCCGTGACGGTGGCGACGGCGGACGGCCTCGCCGTCGACCACCTGCCGCTGATGCGCTGCGGCGACGTGCTGCGCGGACATGTCGCGCGCGGCAATGCGCTGGGCCGGCAGGGCGGCGCGCGGGCGCTGACGGTGTTCCAGGGGCCGCAGGGCTATGTCAGCCCCACCTGGTACCCGAGCAAGCACGAGACCGGCCGCGAGGTGCCGACCTGGAACTACGCGGTGGTCCACGTGCACGGCATGCTCTCGACCACGGACGACCCGCGCTGGCTGCGCGATTTCCTCGCGACGCTGACCGAGCGCCACGAGGCCGGCGAGCCGGTGCCGTGGTCGATCGACGACGCGCCGCCGGACCACACCGGGAAGCTGCTGGGTGCGATCGTCGGCATCGAGATCGCGATCGAGCGCGTCGAGTGCAAGCTCAAGTTGAGCCAGAACCACCCGCCGGCCAACCGCCGTGGCGTGATCGACGGCCTGCGCCGTCGCGCGCGCGGCGGCGATGCCGAGCTGGCGGCGTGGATGGCACGGATCGAGGAGGAACGCGCATGA
- a CDS encoding acetylglutamate kinase has translation MHAHKQTRQTIVRLLSSMASAKEISQYLKRFSQLDAKRFAVVKVGGAVLRDDLEALTSSLAFLQQVGLTPIVVHGAGPQLDEELASAGIEKRTVDGLRVTSPEALAIVRRVFQAQNLKLVEALQETDARATSVISGVFEAEYLDRDRLGLVGRVSSVNLAPIEASLHAGSIPVIASMGETAGGQILNVNADFAANELVQVLQPYKIIFLTGTGGLLDAEGRVIDSINLSTEYDHLIAQPWINGGMRVKIEQIKDLLDTLPLTTSVSITKPAELAKELFTHKGSGTLVRRGERVLRVTAWSELDLDRLRGLIESSFGRTLVADYFERTRLFRAYVSENYRTALILTEEDGIAYLDKFAVLDDAQGEGLGRAVWQVMREENPRLFWRSRHGNLVNHFYYAESDGCYKQERWKVFWYGLPDFETIQRCVAHCATRRPTLEG, from the coding sequence ATGCACGCGCATAAGCAGACCCGCCAGACCATCGTGCGCCTGCTCTCCAGCATGGCCAGCGCCAAGGAGATCAGCCAGTACCTGAAGCGCTTCTCGCAGTTGGACGCCAAGCGTTTCGCCGTCGTCAAGGTCGGCGGTGCGGTGCTGCGCGACGACCTGGAGGCGCTGACTTCGTCGCTGGCGTTCCTGCAGCAGGTGGGCCTGACGCCGATCGTCGTCCACGGCGCCGGCCCGCAGCTGGACGAGGAGCTGGCGTCGGCGGGCATCGAGAAGCGCACCGTCGACGGCCTGCGCGTGACCTCGCCCGAGGCGCTGGCGATCGTGCGGCGCGTGTTCCAGGCGCAGAACCTCAAGCTGGTCGAGGCGCTGCAGGAGACCGACGCGCGGGCGACCTCGGTGATCTCCGGCGTCTTCGAGGCCGAGTACCTCGATCGCGACCGGCTGGGCCTGGTGGGACGCGTCAGCAGCGTCAACCTGGCACCGATCGAGGCGAGCCTGCACGCCGGTTCCATCCCGGTGATCGCCAGCATGGGCGAGACCGCGGGCGGGCAGATCCTCAACGTCAACGCCGACTTCGCCGCCAACGAGCTGGTGCAGGTGCTGCAGCCGTACAAGATCATCTTCCTGACCGGCACCGGCGGCCTGCTCGATGCCGAGGGCCGCGTGATCGATTCGATCAACCTCTCGACCGAGTACGACCACCTGATCGCGCAGCCGTGGATCAACGGCGGCATGCGCGTGAAGATCGAGCAGATCAAGGACCTGCTCGACACCTTGCCGCTGACCACCTCGGTGTCGATCACCAAGCCGGCGGAGCTGGCCAAGGAGCTGTTCACGCACAAGGGCTCCGGGACGCTGGTCCGCCGCGGCGAGCGCGTGCTGCGCGTGACGGCGTGGAGCGAGCTGGACCTCGACCGCCTGCGCGGCCTGATCGAATCGAGCTTCGGCCGCACCCTGGTTGCCGACTACTTCGAGCGCACGCGGCTGTTCCGCGCCTACGTCAGCGAGAACTACCGCACTGCCCTGATCCTGACCGAGGAGGACGGCATCGCCTACCTCGACAAGTTCGCGGTGCTCGACGACGCGCAGGGCGAGGGCCTCGGCCGTGCGGTCTGGCAGGTCATGCGCGAGGAGAACCCGCGTCTGTTCTGGCGCTCGCGGCACGGCAACCTGGTCAACCACTTCTACTACGCCGAGTCGGACGGCTGCTACAAGCAGGAACGCTGGAAGGTGTTCTGGTACGGTCTGCCGGATTTCGAGACGATCCAGCGCTGCGTCGCGCACTGCGCCACGCGCCGACCGACCCTGGAGGGTTGA